The Sorghum bicolor cultivar BTx623 chromosome 6, Sorghum_bicolor_NCBIv3, whole genome shotgun sequence genome contains the following window.
ATAAATTCCAGATCTCTCGCTGCACGTAAGACGTAACGCAACGAACGCCAACAAACAAACAGAGCCAGCGGCGCAACCGCCGCCGCTGAACCGCGCCGCAACCCGCAGGAGATCGAGCCCCTCCTCCATTCCTCGGCGCCGGCAGCTTCGGTTGTTCGTTCGCCATGGCCGGCGGGGAGAGGGACGACGCGGTGGCGATGGACTCCGGCGAGAAGCGCCTCAACGAGCTCGGCTACAAACAGGAGCTCCGCAGGGAGATGGTACTTTTCGGTTCCCACGCCATTTTTTCTTCTGTTTTCATGTTCTCCTGTTCTTCGTAGTATGGGTTTGTTTCCGGACTTGTGGGAGGAACACGATGCGATCAGGTTTGAATAAACCTGCTTGCAAGCCTGTTCTTTTTTTCCCCTTGATTGAAAAAAAAACGTCGGTAGAAAATGTGTTTGTGATCGGCTTTCTCTGCGGCTGAATTGAGTTTCTTCCTTCTCGGTTCTCAAGATTTTGATACACCCgtgtgcctgcctgcctgcagaCGCTGTTCAAGACGCTGGCCATCTCCTTCTCGACGATGACGCTCTTCACGGGGATCACGCCGCTGTACGGGAGCAGCCTGCAGTACGCGGGGCCGGCGCCGCTCGTCTGGGGCTGGGTCGTCGTCTCCTTCTTCACCTGGTTCGTCGGCATCGCCATGGCCGAGATCTGCTCCTCCTTCCCGGTACGCGTCCATATAGTGGTGCACTCTGTCTGTCTGGGCCTTGCATGATCAGATTGATGCTAGTTGTAGTTGCCTTGCATGGTCAGATTTCCGTGTTGATACAGATTATGCCACCCATATTCGGCTCAAATGGTACCATAGAAATTACTTATGTTTTCTTGGGCAAAGGATTAAATGCCCTGTCATCAGTCATCACTTGCGTGTTCTTTTACTGTTGCCATATGTTAAGCAAGGTTATTATATCTTCTGTGAGTCTGTCATTACTCTGCACATAGTGAacctttgttttttttcttgaaacATTTTTGCTTACTGATCCCAAAAGAAGACTGATAAATGTCGCACACCAAATCATACAGCTACTTCAATTTGTATTTGTACACAGGCCGGTGGTTAACCCATCGCTtctcttttaaaaaaaaatcatacaagCTAATTTGTATTGCTAATTTTCTTCAATCTGCGCAACCATCCTAGCGAAGTTGCAACATGGAATTTTACTGTCCTGACTTTGCAATGGCATGGTTGTAAGTTGTAACTGCAATGCGCATTCTTCCGAGGAAGGCGTGTTTGTCTGATTGTTTCTAATCACATATATTTGTAACTGAATACTGACGCGGTTTTCTTTTTTGTGAGCAGACCACTGGTTCTCTGTATTTCTGGGCTGCTCATTTGGCTGGTCCAGTCTGGGGTCCCTTGGCATCTTGGTGCTGTGCTTGGCTGGAGGCCATCGGCCTCATTGCCGGAATTGGCACACAGGTAACCTACTAACCTCCTCTGTTTATTACTAATCTTGCCACATGCTGGAACTGTCTATAGACTGCAGTGACCTTCCTCCATTCTGATGTACAATTTCATTTGATCCTTACATGGCAAAATGAAAACTGCTAGCTGCCCATTTCATTACTCTCAGTTTATAGCAGATCTCTCACATGCTCCAGTTTTCTGAAGTAATCTACCTCTCCTCTAGTGTGGAATTTCCATCTAATCATTACGCGGAAACAATGGAAACTATCAACTGTCAATTTCACTActcatagataataaatcatacACGCTATGTAGACAACTCATAATTACTCATAACGTACCAAATTAAATGTTCTATTCTACTCTGTAATCTCCTATTTGATCAGGTCTTTCAAAAATTTCAACTTGTGATCTAAACAATGGAAACTTACTGTGCACTTCAGTACTCACATGAACATAACCCCCTGCCTCTGTGTTGCAATTCCAGGCATATGCAGGATCCCAAGTATTGCAAAGCATCATCCTACTCTGCACCGGCACCAACACCGGCGGTGGCTACCTGGCCCCTCGCTGGCTGTTTCTGGTCATGTACATCGGGTTGACACTGATCTGGGCCGTGCTCAACACTTTTGCTCTTGAAGTCATCGCGTTCCTCGACGTGATCTCCATGTGGTGGCAGGTAATTACCTTACCTAACGGCTGCCACATTTGGAGAGGCCAGGCCATTCTTACTCATCTCGTGGCACGCCATGCTCCTGGTTTCTTGCCCGGCTTCAGCTGCTAATTTGCATCGCAGGTGATCGGTGGCACCGTGATCGTGATCATGCTCCCGCTGGTGGCCAAGACGACGCAGCCGGCGTCGTACGTGTTCACCCATTTCCAGACGTCGCCCGACGTGACGGGGATCAGCAGCAGCTCCTACGCCGTCGTCCTGTCCTTCCTCGTGAGCCAGTACTCGCTGTACGGGTACGACGCGGCGGCGCACCTGACGGAGGAGACCAAAGGCGCCGACAAGAACGGGCCCATCGCCATCCTCTCCAGCATCGGCATCATCTCCGTCTTCGGCTGGGCGTACATCCTGGCGCTCACCTTCAGCATCCAGGACTTCAGCTACCTGTACGACGCGAGCAACGAGACCGCCGGCGCGTTCGTGCCGGCGCAGATCCTGTACGACGCGTTCCACGGGCGGTACGGCAGCTCGGCGGGCGCCATCGTGCTGCTGCTCGTCATCtggggatccttcttcttcggCGGGCTGTCCATCACGACGAGCGCGGCGCGGGTGGTGTACGCGCTGTCGCGGGACAGGGGCGTGCCGCTGTCGTCGGTGTGGCGCCGGATCCACCCGCGGCACAAGGTGCCGGCGAACGCGGTGTGGCTGTGCGCGGCGGTGTGCGCGCTGCTGGGCCTGCCCATCCTGCGCATCAACGTGGTGTTCACGGCCATCACCTCCATCGCCACCATCGGGTGGGTGGGCGGCTACGCGGTGCCCATCTTCGCGCGCATGGTGATGCGGGAGGACGACTTCCGCCCGGGGCCATTCTACCTCGGCCGCGCAAGCAGGCCCGTCTGCCTCGTCGCCTTCCTGTGGATCTGCTACACCTGCTCCGTGTTCCTGCTCCCCACAGTGTACCCGATCAAGATGGACACCTTCAACTACGCGCCCATCGCGCTCGGCGTCGTCCTCGGCCTCATCATGCTCTGGTGGCTGCTCGACGCGCGCAAGTGGTTCAAGGGCCCCGTCAGGAACATCGACGAACACAACAACGGCAGCAAGGTCTGACACACCAccaacgtcgtcgtcgtcaagctCAAGCAAAGCCTCGAGCCACTCACGCCATCCTCTCTTTTTGAACACCATGGGTGCTGATGAACACCATGCTCTCTCCGTCTGTGTGTATGATGCTGGATCAGTGGGGTTTAGTTAGTTTAGATTGTGGAGTGAGACCTCTGGGTGACATACAAGGAAACTAGAGGTTGACCCATTGTGGAGAACAGAGGAAAAATTGAGCAAACAGAAAAGGAATATGAATGACCAACAAAGTACAAGCATTGGGGACACTGATGTATGCTCCCTGTGTAACTATGTTATTTTAGGCTTGTTCTAAGACAAACTTCCCAAACAATTTAATTTTGATCAAGTTTTTAGATGTAAGCCAAAGAAGAGAAACGGATACtttctttttttgttgttgttggaaaTGAATCAAGCGAAGAGCTGCTAAAAGAAGACAAGGAAGAAACACACAGGAAGAACAAGTAACACATCGAGAAAACGCCGATGCCAAATCTCTATTCTAAACGGTAGTATGAAATTCAGTTCATGCTTTCTCTATGTCCCATTCCTAAAACTCTTAGACATTCTCTTTCTTCCTCTTCCCGGTCTAATGTCTAATc
Protein-coding sequences here:
- the LOC8075826 gene encoding amino-acid permease BAT1 homolog, producing the protein MAGGERDDAVAMDSGEKRLNELGYKQELRREMTLFKTLAISFSTMTLFTGITPLYGSSLQYAGPAPLVWGWVVVSFFTWFVGIAMAEICSSFPTTGSLYFWAAHLAGPVWGPLASWCCAWLEAIGLIAGIGTQAYAGSQVLQSIILLCTGTNTGGGYLAPRWLFLVMYIGLTLIWAVLNTFALEVIAFLDVISMWWQVIGGTVIVIMLPLVAKTTQPASYVFTHFQTSPDVTGISSSSYAVVLSFLVSQYSLYGYDAAAHLTEETKGADKNGPIAILSSIGIISVFGWAYILALTFSIQDFSYLYDASNETAGAFVPAQILYDAFHGRYGSSAGAIVLLLVIWGSFFFGGLSITTSAARVVYALSRDRGVPLSSVWRRIHPRHKVPANAVWLCAAVCALLGLPILRINVVFTAITSIATIGWVGGYAVPIFARMVMREDDFRPGPFYLGRASRPVCLVAFLWICYTCSVFLLPTVYPIKMDTFNYAPIALGVVLGLIMLWWLLDARKWFKGPVRNIDEHNNGSKV